A segment of the Bacillus oleivorans genome:
AGGTAAATTATGAATTCTTCTTGTCATTATTCCTCTTCTGGATAGTTCTTTAAAAAATAAACGAGGGATTGAAGCTCTACAGCTAAATCAATATGGTGAACTCTGATGGCAGGAGGAACATTGAGCCGTGCCGGTGTAAAATTTAATATCCCCTTAATATTCGTTTCCATAAGCTCGTCCGTAATGGTTTGAGCGACCTGAACAGGAACAGTCAGGATCACGGCTATGATCCCTTCAGCTCTTATTTTTTGCTGCATCTCATTCATATCGAAAATTTGAACTCCGCCTATAGTAGTCCCGATTTTCTTTGGGTCTACATCAAACGCCATCGCTATCTTGGTATTATTATTTTTTAAAAAATTATATTGCAGGAAAGCTGTTCCTAAATTGCCGACTCCAATTAGGGCTACATTTGTAACCTCATCCTGATCTAAGGTTTTTCGAAAAAATGCCAGCAAGCTTTGTACATTATACCCATATCCCTTTTTTCCTAACGCTCCAAAATAAGAAAAATCTCTTCTTATTGTCGCGGA
Coding sequences within it:
- a CDS encoding redox-sensing transcriptional repressor Rex, coding for MNQDQNKIPRATAKRLPLYYRFLQNLSASGKKRVSSAELSEAVKVDSATIRRDFSYFGALGKKGYGYNVQSLLAFFRKTLDQDEVTNVALIGVGNLGTAFLQYNFLKNNNTKIAMAFDVDPKKIGTTIGGVQIFDMNEMQQKIRAEGIIAVILTVPVQVAQTITDELMETNIKGILNFTPARLNVPPAIRVHHIDLAVELQSLVYFLKNYPEEE